In one window of Haloarcula halophila DNA:
- a CDS encoding DUF7557 family protein, protein MSADKRIPVTEETRKELHELKEPGQTYDELLQELAQQRRRQDLEQRFQELEEADSGDLTSLSDV, encoded by the coding sequence ATGTCAGCGGACAAGCGCATCCCAGTGACCGAGGAAACGCGAAAGGAACTCCACGAATTGAAAGAGCCGGGGCAGACGTACGATGAGCTCCTGCAAGAACTCGCCCAACAGCGACGACGACAGGATCTGGAACAGCGCTTCCAAGAACTGGAAGAGGCTGACAGTGGCGATCTGACATCCCTTTCGGATGTCTGA
- a CDS encoding type II toxin-antitoxin system RelE family toxin, with protein sequence MSEYDVLLGEDAREFLSIADEKTKRICKEKMGYLAENPYPGRGQGDKEKLPIDGRRDRYRLHISRTYTAIYTVLEDETEVRVLEIVPIDEAHKRYGF encoded by the coding sequence ATGTCTGAATATGACGTCCTACTCGGTGAGGATGCCCGTGAATTCCTTAGCATAGCCGACGAGAAGACCAAGCGAATCTGCAAGGAGAAAATGGGTTATCTTGCCGAGAACCCATATCCAGGGCGCGGTCAGGGCGACAAAGAAAAGCTCCCTATTGACGGACGGCGTGACCGGTACCGTCTGCACATCTCCCGGACCTACACGGCCATCTACACCGTCTTGGAGGATGAAACAGAGGTCCGTGTGTTGGAGATTGTGCCAATCGACGAGGCGCACAAACGGTACGGTTTCTGA
- a CDS encoding amphi-Trp domain-containing protein — translation MPEEVLFKSESNQSREEIASYLRKVADNLDSGEAINLKAGSESVALNPPARPTFEVKAEREGPAGNMTERSIEFELEWDENDGEEGGGSGQLEIE, via the coding sequence ATGCCTGAAGAAGTCCTGTTCAAGTCAGAGAGCAACCAGAGTCGAGAAGAGATTGCATCGTACCTCCGGAAAGTCGCGGACAATCTCGACAGCGGCGAGGCGATCAACCTGAAAGCAGGCTCCGAGTCTGTAGCGCTGAACCCACCTGCCCGGCCGACATTTGAGGTCAAAGCTGAACGCGAAGGTCCGGCTGGCAACATGACTGAACGGAGTATCGAGTTCGAACTGGAATGGGACGAGAACGACGGTGAAGAGGGCGGTGGAAGTGGTCAATTAGAAATTGAGTAG
- a CDS encoding DUF433 domain-containing protein, protein MSQVARQIVRELHDEPHLEGRRITVQFIKTQIEDRGLSPRTVADRHDIDVADVYRALTYYYDHPEEMQVVEADREAAIEEHEHLTTDPDDVRD, encoded by the coding sequence ATGAGTCAAGTGGCACGTCAGATCGTTCGTGAACTCCATGACGAGCCACATCTAGAGGGACGACGAATCACGGTTCAGTTCATCAAGACACAGATCGAAGACCGTGGTCTCAGTCCCCGAACTGTCGCTGACCGCCATGATATTGATGTCGCAGATGTGTATCGTGCACTCACGTATTATTACGATCACCCAGAAGAGATGCAGGTCGTAGAAGCCGACAGAGAGGCAGCGATCGAAGAGCACGAACACCTGACCACCGATCCTGACGACGTCCGGGACTGA
- a CDS encoding transcription initiation factor IIB, giving the protein MSSRPVQTRLDASTQNCPECSASLATSSEGTHCSECGLVVDEQPVDHGPEWRSFDDEECKRTGAPRTVLRHDRGLSTTIGAADRSDISASRRRRLARQRRLHSQSKFESKRDRNLAHGLGEIRRMVSALEQAHAVRERAAALFQQAQDASLLHGRSIEGGAAAAVYAAGRCNGVVRMSDVAEIARCSEEHTWTCYRAFQANLELPIPVTLPVDWVPKVCSDVPRRVPHDVQQHASQLAERATESAQINGNPVGIAAGAVYLASRNADQRITQETLSGATDLSTTTIRLWFQRLQTHILD; this is encoded by the coding sequence ATGTCTTCGCGACCTGTCCAGACACGACTCGACGCATCGACGCAGAACTGTCCCGAGTGTAGCGCCAGCCTGGCCACGAGTAGCGAGGGAACACACTGTTCGGAGTGTGGCCTGGTCGTCGACGAGCAGCCTGTCGACCACGGCCCCGAGTGGCGCTCGTTCGACGACGAGGAGTGCAAGCGGACCGGCGCTCCCCGAACAGTCCTGCGCCACGACCGGGGCCTCTCGACGACCATCGGGGCCGCCGACAGGTCGGACATCTCCGCAAGTCGGCGCCGGCGACTTGCTCGACAGCGGCGACTCCACAGCCAGTCGAAGTTCGAGAGCAAGCGCGATCGGAATCTCGCGCACGGCCTCGGCGAGATCCGCCGGATGGTCAGCGCCCTCGAACAGGCCCACGCTGTGAGAGAGCGAGCCGCGGCACTCTTCCAGCAGGCCCAGGACGCCAGCCTCCTGCACGGGCGGTCGATCGAAGGCGGTGCAGCGGCCGCCGTGTACGCTGCTGGCCGGTGCAACGGCGTCGTTCGCATGAGCGACGTGGCCGAGATCGCTCGGTGTTCAGAAGAGCATACCTGGACCTGTTACCGGGCATTTCAAGCAAATCTCGAACTCCCGATTCCTGTTACCCTGCCCGTTGATTGGGTCCCAAAAGTCTGCTCGGACGTTCCCCGACGGGTGCCCCACGACGTGCAGCAGCACGCGAGCCAGCTAGCCGAGCGGGCCACTGAATCCGCCCAGATCAACGGAAATCCGGTGGGCATCGCAGCCGGTGCGGTGTATCTCGCCAGTCGGAACGCCGACCAGCGGATCACGCAGGAAACTCTGAGCGGGGCCACCGATCTCTCGACAACGACAATTCGGCTCTGGTTCCAGCGACTCCAGACCCACATCCTTGACTAA
- a CDS encoding DUF3006 family protein: MSETIALDDGTYTAVVDTIEDGFATVFFERDGAEVGNAVLEEAAMPEAAGQDAIFSVEIESGSITDWAYDADTTESRQDAAQSRFDRLSSRPPSDEET, from the coding sequence ATGAGTGAAACTATCGCCCTTGACGATGGCACATACACGGCAGTCGTCGATACAATCGAGGACGGGTTCGCGACGGTGTTTTTCGAACGCGATGGAGCAGAGGTCGGCAATGCAGTCCTGGAGGAAGCAGCGATGCCCGAGGCTGCGGGACAGGATGCGATTTTCTCTGTTGAAATCGAGTCCGGGTCAATCACAGACTGGGCATACGACGCAGACACGACGGAGTCACGCCAAGACGCTGCGCAGAGTCGGTTCGACCGGCTCTCGAGTCGACCCCCTTCGGATGAAGAGACGTAA
- a CDS encoding DUF6884 domain-containing protein, giving the protein MTTTQTERTRGRFVLIGCGDAKTDDPADARNLYTSSYFAVKRKYAEAAVQWARTADRQANAWGVLSTEHGVLLPRQTVAPYDTTIEDLRGEPIDGEPHYQLPSGDRVETRLDRWALRVHSAVGDWLRRPFAADQQESPCRELVVLAGSDYVDALRERGIFDGRPTAIRTGRETYRALPPKATVRFPFQVREFDGMFQQMDWLSDRAESLDAAATPARESELSAFDGGFERERASWQTDHSSVDVDGTEQAGLDAFEDVPERFRATRQTSLATDGGEGGQDV; this is encoded by the coding sequence ATGACCACCACGCAGACTGAACGAACCCGCGGCCGCTTCGTACTCATCGGCTGTGGCGACGCGAAAACCGACGATCCAGCCGACGCTCGCAACCTTTACACGTCGTCGTACTTCGCAGTCAAGCGAAAGTACGCTGAGGCGGCCGTCCAGTGGGCACGAACCGCCGACCGGCAAGCAAACGCTTGGGGCGTCCTCTCCACCGAACACGGCGTGTTGCTGCCCCGCCAGACGGTCGCACCGTACGACACAACGATCGAGGACCTGCGGGGCGAACCAATCGACGGAGAACCACACTACCAGCTCCCGTCGGGGGACCGAGTCGAGACCCGACTAGATCGGTGGGCGCTCCGTGTCCACTCGGCGGTGGGCGACTGGCTCCGCCGCCCGTTCGCCGCCGATCAACAGGAGTCCCCGTGTCGGGAGCTGGTCGTCCTGGCAGGCAGCGATTACGTTGATGCTCTTCGCGAGCGCGGGATCTTCGACGGACGGCCGACCGCAATTCGAACCGGTCGCGAGACCTACCGAGCGCTCCCGCCGAAAGCGACTGTCCGGTTCCCCTTCCAGGTGCGGGAGTTCGACGGGATGTTCCAGCAGATGGATTGGCTCTCCGACCGGGCCGAGTCCCTCGATGCAGCCGCCACGCCCGCCAGAGAATCGGAGCTCTCAGCCTTCGACGGAGGCTTCGAGCGCGAACGTGCCTCGTGGCAAACAGACCACAGTAGCGTCGACGTCGACGGCACTGAGCAGGCAGGCCTGGACGCATTCGAAGACGTCCCCGAACGGTTCCGTGCCACGAGGCAGACGAGTCTCGCGACCGACGGCGGCGAGGGAGGCCAAGATGTCTAG
- a CDS encoding DUF5615 family PIN-like protein yields MAYRILADENIERATVTYLRKLSHDVEWIRDVSELGVGSSDTAIASYATAGNRLILTQDDDFFTEMDLSQSPGVLFQKDQTLAAREVGDIVHEMSEYLDQKDVTLEYVSSNWL; encoded by the coding sequence ATGGCGTATCGTATTTTGGCCGACGAGAATATTGAGCGTGCGACGGTCACGTATCTCCGGAAGCTCAGTCACGACGTGGAGTGGATTCGAGACGTCTCCGAACTTGGTGTCGGTAGTTCTGATACCGCTATCGCCAGTTACGCGACGGCCGGAAATCGGCTGATTCTGACCCAGGATGATGATTTCTTTACCGAGATGGACCTCTCTCAGAGTCCAGGGGTTCTCTTCCAGAAAGACCAGACGCTCGCTGCACGCGAAGTCGGCGACATCGTCCACGAAATGTCTGAGTATCTCGATCAAAAGGATGTCACGCTGGAATATGTCAGTTCTAACTGGCTGTAA
- a CDS encoding SWIM zinc finger family protein yields the protein MATTETTTKIDVEEAGPDKRTVAALTEVMTVLDSIGRARDALGLFLVNSSSGSEYLVDTSQGTCECPWQQYNPRQECKHRKRVAFATGERPIPEWIGADALDDQFGMHVDGEPRRAVADGSAAQARVDDGSVTDPAEDPFAVHSEDEPRTKRAQRESIDVAFLEQPGVYEVHSASDSRYEVDVLEETCTCPDTADRCKHLRRVDIEIREGLVPRPDGKLPDA from the coding sequence ATGGCTACCACAGAGACCACGACGAAGATCGACGTCGAGGAGGCTGGCCCGGACAAACGCACCGTCGCCGCACTCACCGAGGTGATGACCGTCCTGGATTCGATCGGCCGGGCGCGGGACGCACTCGGTCTGTTCCTGGTCAACTCCAGTTCTGGCTCCGAGTATCTCGTCGACACCTCCCAGGGAACGTGCGAGTGTCCCTGGCAACAGTACAACCCCCGCCAGGAGTGCAAGCACCGCAAGCGGGTCGCCTTCGCGACCGGCGAGCGACCCATCCCCGAGTGGATCGGCGCCGACGCCCTGGACGACCAGTTCGGGATGCACGTCGACGGCGAGCCGCGCCGAGCAGTGGCCGACGGGAGCGCCGCACAGGCCCGTGTCGACGATGGCAGTGTCACCGATCCAGCCGAAGACCCCTTCGCAGTCCACTCCGAAGACGAGCCACGGACCAAGCGGGCCCAGCGCGAGTCTATCGACGTCGCCTTCTTGGAACAGCCCGGTGTGTACGAGGTTCACTCGGCGTCGGACAGTCGCTACGAGGTCGACGTCCTTGAGGAGACGTGTACCTGTCCCGACACCGCCGATCGGTGCAAGCACCTCCGCCGGGTCGATATCGAGATCCGCGAGGGGCTGGTGCCCCGCCCCGACGGCAAGCTTCCCGACGCCTAG
- a CDS encoding transcriptional regulator, which produces MSYDTEHVRNAGETPRTITNIPAFTELLDNTDLAALYTSIRRAGTMTGPELVETTPVSKKTVYDYLHKLEQAGLISQVGDDAGTAVYAAEEFELKLTVRNTQVSVTPELVEIVAHEDEYPAIQRVLDDSGLVTFALAHDLVNAHSEGDVTIRQMAELTGLSTGTTYDLVEALYSILDLGDDNSAATTYTPDDFDDEESNLRHELFDE; this is translated from the coding sequence ATGAGCTACGACACGGAACACGTTCGAAACGCGGGGGAAACTCCGAGGACGATTACGAACATTCCGGCGTTCACGGAGTTACTTGACAATACAGATCTTGCTGCCCTCTACACGTCGATCAGGCGGGCAGGAACGATGACCGGTCCAGAACTCGTCGAAACGACACCGGTCTCGAAAAAGACTGTCTACGATTACCTTCACAAGCTGGAACAGGCTGGTTTGATCAGCCAAGTTGGAGACGACGCCGGGACTGCTGTGTACGCAGCCGAGGAGTTCGAGCTGAAGCTGACAGTTCGTAACACGCAGGTCTCGGTTACACCCGAACTTGTCGAAATCGTTGCGCATGAAGATGAGTATCCAGCTATCCAACGCGTTCTCGACGATAGTGGCCTCGTCACGTTCGCACTCGCACACGACCTTGTGAATGCACACAGCGAGGGAGATGTCACGATCCGACAGATGGCTGAACTTACAGGCCTTTCCACTGGAACCACGTACGATCTTGTCGAGGCGCTCTATTCGATTCTTGATCTTGGTGACGACAATTCGGCTGCGACAACATACACACCAGATGATTTCGACGACGAAGAAAGCAATCTACGACACGAACTCTTCGACGAGTAA
- a CDS encoding putative toxin-antitoxin system toxin component, PIN family codes for MKAVLDTNVLISGVIATGVPHDLMTAGFKDDYQIIVSVETLTEFRETLLKYPDRFHLDPEEVQKEVETVRYFADFVDPDVEISAVEDDPDDDKFLEAAVAGNVDYVVSGDKHLLGLETFRGIEIVEPRTFYERLGL; via the coding sequence ATGAAGGCTGTTCTCGATACGAACGTCCTAATTTCTGGAGTCATCGCAACCGGTGTTCCGCACGATTTGATGACCGCTGGATTCAAAGATGATTACCAGATTATCGTCTCCGTGGAGACACTCACCGAATTCAGGGAGACGCTTCTGAAGTACCCTGATCGCTTCCATCTGGACCCCGAGGAAGTACAGAAGGAGGTTGAAACGGTTCGGTACTTCGCCGATTTTGTCGACCCAGATGTGGAGATCTCCGCTGTGGAGGATGATCCGGATGACGACAAGTTCCTCGAAGCAGCGGTAGCTGGCAACGTCGATTACGTCGTCTCCGGCGACAAGCATCTGCTTGGACTAGAGACTTTTCGGGGAATCGAAATCGTTGAGCCACGGACATTCTACGAGCGGCTCGGACTCTAA
- a CDS encoding N-6 DNA methylase produces the protein MASPHVDVDDLIATLEQIRQRGHSAHTVFRDWVELMLFALQRRDEPYLEILEGYRERADMDQPDGQRSADLFANAFGQLQERMAETDADVLGAVYEEYGMSSDAFGQHFTPHPVCEMMAEISGIVDDSETDGRQTVLDPACGSGRMLLVGARHQPTSLFVGQDKDPLCAKMAALNCCFFNIDAYIVQGDSLTVKYQRAWQTSHSPMGGSVRELDEDETEDLRDSLTAAFENMAKEQSKDDASQASEAQNVNVSTLSGREQASLLAFDSDH, from the coding sequence ATGGCTTCTCCACACGTCGACGTCGACGACCTCATTGCGACGCTCGAACAGATCCGCCAGCGCGGCCACAGCGCCCACACTGTCTTTCGCGACTGGGTGGAGTTGATGTTGTTCGCTCTTCAGCGCCGGGACGAGCCCTATCTGGAAATTCTGGAAGGTTATCGCGAGCGGGCCGACATGGACCAGCCCGACGGGCAACGCTCCGCGGATCTGTTCGCCAACGCATTCGGTCAGCTGCAAGAACGGATGGCCGAGACCGATGCTGACGTTCTCGGGGCGGTGTACGAAGAGTACGGGATGTCCAGCGACGCCTTCGGTCAGCACTTTACCCCACACCCCGTCTGCGAGATGATGGCCGAGATCTCCGGGATCGTCGACGACAGCGAAACCGACGGTCGACAGACAGTCCTCGATCCGGCCTGCGGGAGCGGGCGGATGCTCCTGGTCGGCGCTCGACACCAGCCCACGTCGCTGTTCGTCGGGCAGGACAAGGACCCGCTCTGTGCCAAAATGGCAGCGCTAAACTGCTGTTTCTTCAACATCGATGCGTACATCGTCCAGGGCGACTCGCTGACCGTCAAGTACCAACGAGCCTGGCAGACATCCCACTCTCCGATGGGCGGGAGTGTTCGCGAACTCGACGAAGACGAGACCGAGGACCTCCGGGACTCGCTGACCGCGGCGTTCGAGAACATGGCCAAGGAGCAGTCCAAGGACGACGCTAGCCAGGCGTCCGAAGCCCAGAACGTGAACGTCTCGACGCTATCTGGCCGCGAGCAGGCGTCGTTGCTAGCCTTCGACAGCGACCACTGA
- a CDS encoding dual specificity protein phosphatase family protein: MDEVADGLFVGTTEDASDEVLLHEHNIATVVSLTHGEPRSGFLSDVTVESVPMTDGPQNDSQAFTEAVRTVVAHRDSGDRVLVHCSAGASRSPSVAATAIACRSETTLNDSFNQVLERRPETDPHDALVRQAARVIDGGLD, translated from the coding sequence GGACGAGGTTGCAGATGGATTGTTCGTCGGGACCACCGAGGACGCCAGTGACGAGGTGCTACTCCATGAGCACAACATCGCGACCGTTGTCTCGTTGACACACGGCGAACCACGCAGTGGGTTTCTATCTGATGTGACGGTCGAAAGCGTCCCTATGACCGACGGTCCCCAGAACGATTCCCAAGCGTTTACCGAGGCTGTGCGCACGGTTGTTGCCCATCGAGACTCCGGCGACCGTGTCTTAGTTCACTGTTCGGCTGGAGCCTCTCGGAGTCCATCAGTCGCTGCGACCGCGATAGCCTGCCGCTCGGAGACCACACTCAACGACTCGTTCAATCAAGTACTCGAACGCCGGCCAGAAACTGACCCTCACGATGCACTGGTCCGGCAGGCCGCACGAGTCATAGACGGCGGCTTAGACTGA
- a CDS encoding AbrB/MazE/SpoVT family DNA-binding domain-containing protein yields MSTDEPELTTVTSKGQITIPSRLRDEFGLEQGTKLMVVPTEHGLMLKKLELPSVEEFQSRVEGRSGTVELSMDDINELVHEGRDSDT; encoded by the coding sequence ATGAGCACTGACGAACCAGAACTGACGACGGTTACCTCGAAAGGACAAATCACAATTCCGAGTCGGCTCCGTGACGAATTCGGACTTGAGCAGGGAACGAAACTGATGGTCGTCCCGACGGAACACGGCCTGATGTTGAAGAAACTCGAACTGCCCTCCGTCGAAGAGTTTCAGTCGCGTGTCGAGGGGCGATCGGGGACGGTCGAGCTTTCGATGGACGACATCAACGAGCTCGTTCACGAAGGGCGAGATAGCGATACATGA
- a CDS encoding Cdc6/Cdc18 family protein has protein sequence MNQESGNGDSQQLSITDQLTSEYNTVFKNKDLIEPDTIVDEDRIVGRDEQLNKVINIIKPALHGDQPEDMLLRGPSGTGKTLIAGTVATKAINIGETRDIEMEFVEINGKHKKSEHEAVHQITHEFERALDLRYTSKTGVSTSSRYDRLFEIVDDHLDFGIVILDELDLLVGDNRNKDKAPAFSDILYKLSRAKRIGKMDSAFTLIVTTNSPNNLMNGLNSRTDSTFNPTEVSFADYNAEELREILEHRQDAFYEEALDTEVIPYVAAIAAQGEGDARFAIDLLREAGNIANRREETIVTTEHVEQAKNQVEKNYVVDIIENVSVQKQVSLFAAAIVNQYGQQQLKQSDLFTEQSVPAPVAHTLYNWITEHKDIEQRSKHSFLRWMRELDTYEVIELNRKGRGNERGVFAEYIFHNLSAEVMVETLADKDDRLADILEEEDMIKPVVRNNLKSF, from the coding sequence ATGAATCAGGAGTCGGGAAATGGCGACTCACAGCAACTATCTATCACCGATCAGCTCACAAGCGAGTATAATACCGTCTTCAAAAACAAGGATCTCATCGAGCCGGACACTATCGTTGACGAGGACCGAATTGTCGGACGAGACGAACAACTTAATAAAGTCATCAACATCATCAAACCGGCTCTTCATGGAGACCAGCCCGAGGATATGTTACTTCGTGGTCCTTCCGGTACCGGAAAAACTCTTATCGCCGGGACTGTCGCGACGAAGGCTATCAATATCGGTGAAACACGGGATATCGAGATGGAGTTCGTAGAGATAAACGGCAAACACAAGAAGTCGGAACATGAGGCTGTCCACCAGATTACTCACGAGTTTGAGCGAGCGCTGGACCTGAGATATACCTCGAAAACTGGTGTCTCGACGAGCTCTCGCTACGATCGTCTCTTCGAGATTGTCGACGATCATCTTGACTTCGGAATCGTGATTCTTGACGAGTTAGACCTCCTCGTGGGAGACAACCGAAACAAAGACAAAGCGCCTGCGTTCTCGGATATTCTCTACAAACTCTCACGAGCAAAACGGATCGGCAAGATGGACAGCGCATTCACGCTTATCGTCACGACAAACAGTCCGAACAACTTGATGAACGGACTCAATTCCCGAACTGACAGTACGTTCAATCCAACCGAGGTCTCGTTCGCGGACTACAACGCTGAGGAACTCCGAGAAATCTTGGAACACCGTCAGGATGCTTTCTACGAAGAAGCTCTCGACACGGAAGTGATCCCGTACGTCGCAGCGATCGCCGCTCAGGGCGAAGGGGACGCCCGTTTTGCGATTGACCTCCTTCGAGAGGCCGGAAATATTGCGAACCGACGTGAAGAAACCATCGTCACCACTGAGCACGTGGAGCAAGCGAAAAACCAAGTCGAGAAAAACTATGTCGTCGATATAATCGAAAATGTCTCCGTCCAGAAGCAAGTCTCGCTCTTCGCGGCTGCTATTGTCAATCAATATGGCCAGCAGCAACTCAAGCAATCAGATTTGTTCACTGAACAGTCTGTGCCTGCTCCCGTCGCGCATACACTTTACAACTGGATCACTGAGCACAAGGATATTGAGCAGCGTTCGAAGCACAGTTTTCTACGGTGGATGCGGGAGCTGGATACCTACGAGGTCATCGAGTTGAACCGGAAGGGACGGGGCAACGAGAGAGGTGTTTTCGCTGAGTATATCTTCCACAATCTCTCTGCTGAGGTGATGGTCGAGACACTAGCCGACAAGGACGATCGGCTTGCTGATATCTTGGAGGAAGAGGACATGATCAAACCGGTCGTTCGGAACAATCTCAAGAGTTTCTGA
- a CDS encoding DUF2800 domain-containing protein encodes MSFSVSWHTLLDEAEELSADAVLVTPLSQTPFRISDTQEHRIIIEYVEKDETRPLQREQFETLFRRVSDASAQEFDLDRLPPDAEPFAAVWSLHPRMEVDEDIGVIRQTDLETTTQLATSGQEDEQTEREEPDLQLYSDALLLTDALERHDMTDPTAIETNALVDLYTMLSDVQRSADDLRKEIADVLLSRLHHDQPVSGQFGSVQRTTRSQRALKDEETVVNALEAAGIDRERVTSLDRNKVDDALAVTELAESDLYELDTTEYVRKADVDEESKETRLQGLKDRLAASDAADDEVEQLQAEITELEDRIEELTSFTSATSYHTSSTGG; translated from the coding sequence ATGTCGTTCAGTGTTAGTTGGCACACGCTGCTGGACGAGGCTGAAGAGCTTTCAGCCGATGCGGTGCTGGTGACACCACTTTCACAGACGCCGTTCCGGATCAGCGATACACAGGAACATCGAATTATCATCGAGTACGTCGAAAAAGACGAGACACGGCCACTCCAACGCGAGCAATTTGAGACGCTGTTCCGTCGGGTTAGCGATGCGTCGGCTCAAGAGTTCGATCTTGACCGGTTACCACCCGACGCTGAGCCGTTCGCTGCGGTTTGGTCACTCCACCCGCGCATGGAAGTCGATGAAGACATTGGCGTCATCCGCCAGACAGACCTCGAAACGACTACACAACTGGCCACATCCGGACAGGAAGACGAACAGACTGAGCGCGAAGAGCCGGATTTACAGCTCTATAGCGATGCGCTCCTGCTGACCGACGCCTTAGAACGCCACGATATGACCGATCCCACAGCGATCGAAACGAACGCACTCGTGGATCTCTATACGATGCTGTCAGATGTCCAGCGTAGCGCTGACGATCTTCGCAAAGAGATCGCCGACGTTCTCTTGAGTCGGCTCCATCACGACCAACCTGTCAGTGGACAGTTCGGCTCGGTCCAACGGACGACGCGTAGCCAGCGCGCGCTCAAGGACGAAGAAACGGTGGTGAACGCGTTGGAAGCGGCCGGTATCGACCGCGAACGGGTTACCAGTCTTGACCGCAACAAAGTCGATGATGCACTTGCGGTGACCGAGCTTGCAGAATCGGATCTCTACGAACTCGACACGACCGAGTACGTCCGGAAAGCCGATGTCGACGAGGAGTCCAAGGAAACACGGCTGCAAGGACTGAAAGATCGGCTCGCGGCTAGCGACGCTGCTGACGATGAGGTAGAGCAGTTACAAGCCGAGATTACGGAGCTTGAAGACCGTATCGAGGAACTCACATCGTTCACATCTGCTACTTCCTATCACACCTCCTCAACCGGAGGATAG